Proteins encoded in a region of the Vicia villosa cultivar HV-30 ecotype Madison, WI linkage group LG5, Vvil1.0, whole genome shotgun sequence genome:
- the LOC131601764 gene encoding uncharacterized protein LOC131601764, with protein MQFFGGSEISPSPPAPTASGNNGHMLYVFNRNGICLLYREWNRPLHTLDAQQDHKLMFGLLFSLKSLTAKMDPTSAEKGNLGVPQLPGQGCSFHSFRTNTYKLSFMETPSGIKIILVTHPRTGDLRDSLKYIYNLYVEYVVKNPLYTPGSPIRSELFNTTLDQYVRGIA; from the exons ATGCAATTCTTTGGTGGTTCTGAGATTAGTCCGTCGCCGCCTGCGCCAACTGCTTCAGGAAACAATGGCCATATGCTGTATGTTTTCAATAGAAATGGTATATGTTTGCTTTATAGAGAGTGGAATCGCCCCTTGCATACGCTGGATGCTCAACAAGATCATAAGTTGATGTTTGGTCTGCTCTTCTCACTCAAGTCTTTAACTGCCAAGATGGATCCCACTAG TGCCGAGAAAGGGAACCTTGGTGTGCCTCAGTTACCTGGTCAAGGTTGTTCATTTCACAGTTTTCGCACTAATACATACAAACTTAGTTTCATGGAAACTCCTTCTGGAATAAAG ATTATCTTGGTAACTCATCCTAGAACTGGTGATCTCCGGGATTCCTTAAAGTATATCTACAATTTGTATGTTGAATATGTTGTGAAGAATCCACTCTATACACCCGGATCTCCTATCAG GTCTGAGCTGTTCAATACAACGTTGGATCAGTATGTAAGAGGCATTGCGTAA